The proteins below come from a single Halobacillus salinarum genomic window:
- a CDS encoding mechanosensitive ion channel family protein, with translation MDEVVTKWDETVAYVTGPDLWVTLGLAALKLIFILGMTYLIIRVTRRVTTQFFENRRKGPFKITQRREATLKKLVVNTINYIVYFTAFIMILDDIFNLDVGALLAGAGIAGLAIGFGAQNLVRDIISGFFIIFEDQFSVGDYIQASGVEGFVEEIGLRTSKIKSWTGEVNILPNGNITQVTNFSIHNSVAVVDVSIAYEGNIQRAEEVISKLLEELPERYENLITVPELLGVQALGSSDVVMRIIAETEPMEHWGVARAIRKEVKTRLDAEGIEIPFPRLVMYSRHDEEDEKEPVHNGSK, from the coding sequence ATGGATGAAGTCGTAACAAAATGGGATGAAACCGTTGCCTATGTCACCGGACCAGACCTTTGGGTAACTCTAGGTTTAGCTGCTTTAAAACTGATTTTCATCTTAGGGATGACTTATCTCATTATCCGTGTCACACGAAGAGTCACGACCCAGTTTTTTGAAAACCGGCGCAAGGGTCCATTTAAAATTACCCAGCGCAGGGAAGCAACTTTAAAAAAACTAGTCGTCAACACGATTAACTATATCGTTTATTTTACAGCGTTTATTATGATCCTGGATGACATCTTTAATCTCGATGTCGGTGCTCTGCTTGCCGGGGCGGGGATCGCCGGACTTGCGATCGGGTTTGGAGCGCAGAACCTCGTTCGTGATATCATTTCCGGTTTCTTTATCATTTTTGAAGACCAGTTTTCCGTCGGGGATTACATTCAAGCTTCCGGAGTAGAAGGATTTGTTGAGGAAATCGGCTTGAGGACATCCAAGATCAAAAGCTGGACAGGAGAAGTCAATATTCTGCCGAATGGTAACATTACGCAGGTGACGAACTTCTCGATTCATAACAGCGTCGCAGTTGTCGATGTCAGTATTGCCTATGAAGGAAATATTCAAAGAGCCGAAGAAGTTATTTCAAAGCTCTTGGAAGAGCTTCCGGAGCGGTATGAAAACTTAATTACGGTGCCTGAATTGCTGGGTGTACAGGCTCTTGGATCATCCGACGTCGTCATGAGAATTATTGCCGAAACGGAGCCTATGGAGCACTGGGGTGTTGCAAGGGCGATTCGTAAAGAAGTCAAAACCCGCTTGGATGCAGAAGGAATCGAAATTCCATTCCCTCGCCTTGTAATGTATTCCAGACATGACGAGGAAGACGAGAAAGAACCTGTTCATAACGGATCCAAATAG
- a CDS encoding DUF951 domain-containing protein codes for MAEKNYQLNDIVEMKKPHPCGENRWKIIRMGADIRIKCQGCGHSILIPRRKFETKLKKVLETSDQ; via the coding sequence ATGGCGGAGAAAAATTATCAGTTAAATGACATTGTGGAAATGAAAAAACCGCACCCGTGTGGAGAAAACCGCTGGAAGATCATCCGAATGGGTGCAGACATCCGTATTAAATGCCAGGGGTGCGGCCACAGCATATTAATCCCCAGAAGAAAATTTGAAACGAAATTAAAGAAAGTACTGGAAACGAGTGACCAATAA
- the ychF gene encoding redox-regulated ATPase YchF: MALTAGIVGLPNVGKSTLFNAITQAGALSANYPFATIDPNVGIVEVPDYRLQKLTELVKPKKTVPTAFEFTDIAGIVKGASKGEGLGNQFLSHIRQVDAICHVVRAFEDENITHVSGQVDPITDIETINLELILADLETVSKRITRVAKMARQKDKEAVAEYNVLEKLQEALEAETPARAVEFSDDQQKIVKGLHLLTSKPILYVANVSEEEIGEADNEKVKQIREFAAKENAEVIVICAKIEAEIAELDGEEKEEFLEDLGIQESGLDQLIKATYNLLGLATYFTAGEQEVRAWTFKEGMTAPQAAGIIHTDFERGFIRAETVSYEDLVEAETMAAARDRGRVRLEGKEYLVKDGDVIHFRFNV; this comes from the coding sequence ATGGCATTAACAGCAGGAATCGTAGGTTTGCCGAACGTCGGGAAGTCTACGTTATTTAACGCAATTACACAGGCAGGGGCTTTATCTGCAAACTATCCCTTCGCAACCATCGATCCGAACGTTGGAATCGTGGAAGTGCCGGATTATCGTTTGCAGAAACTGACAGAGCTTGTAAAACCGAAGAAAACCGTCCCGACGGCTTTTGAGTTTACTGATATTGCAGGAATCGTCAAAGGAGCCAGTAAAGGGGAAGGTTTAGGGAACCAGTTTCTCTCTCATATCCGTCAGGTAGACGCGATCTGTCATGTGGTACGCGCGTTTGAGGATGAAAACATTACGCACGTGTCCGGCCAGGTCGATCCCATTACCGATATTGAAACGATCAATTTAGAATTAATTTTAGCTGATTTAGAAACCGTGTCCAAACGCATCACCCGGGTAGCTAAAATGGCCCGCCAAAAGGACAAGGAAGCGGTAGCTGAGTATAACGTGCTGGAAAAGCTTCAGGAGGCACTCGAAGCCGAGACTCCTGCCAGGGCGGTTGAATTCTCAGATGATCAGCAGAAGATCGTCAAAGGACTTCATCTATTGACCTCAAAACCTATCCTCTATGTAGCGAATGTCAGTGAAGAGGAAATCGGCGAGGCTGATAACGAGAAAGTGAAGCAGATTCGTGAATTTGCTGCCAAAGAAAATGCCGAAGTAATCGTTATTTGTGCTAAAATTGAAGCAGAGATCGCTGAACTGGATGGCGAGGAAAAAGAAGAATTTTTAGAAGACCTTGGTATTCAGGAATCAGGTCTTGATCAATTGATTAAAGCGACGTACAACCTTCTAGGGTTAGCCACTTATTTCACTGCTGGAGAACAGGAAGTACGCGCTTGGACCTTTAAGGAAGGCATGACTGCACCCCAGGCGGCGGGCATCATTCATACCGATTTTGAACGAGGGTTTATTCGCGCCGAGACGGTTTCCTATGAAGATTTGGTAGAAGCAGAAACGATGGCAGCTGCCCGTGACCGCGGCCGTGTCCGTTTAGAAGGCAAAGAGTATTTAGTGAAGGATGGCGATGTCATCCATTTCCGTTTCAACGTATAA
- the rpsF gene encoding 30S ribosomal protein S6, whose translation MRKYEIMYIIRPDIEEEAKTNVVERFNTILTDNGAEIENVKEVGKRRLAYEINDYRDGIYVTVDFNGDREAINEFDRLAKFSDDIIRHIAVREDDK comes from the coding sequence ATGAGAAAATACGAAATCATGTACATCATCCGCCCAGATATCGAGGAGGAAGCTAAGACAAACGTCGTTGAGCGTTTCAACACGATCCTTACTGATAATGGTGCGGAGATCGAAAATGTTAAAGAAGTAGGCAAGCGTCGTCTTGCTTATGAAATTAACGATTACCGTGATGGAATTTATGTAACGGTTGACTTTAATGGAGATCGTGAAGCAATTAATGAATTCGATCGTCTTGCGAAGTTCTCTGATGACATTATCCGTCACATCGCTGTACGCGAAGATGACAAATAA
- the ssb gene encoding single-stranded DNA-binding protein: MLNRVVLVGRLTKDPDLRYTPNGVAVANFTVAVNRPFSNNQGDRDADFINCVVWRRAAENLANFMNKGSLVGVDGRIQSRSFDNQEGKRVFVTEVVADSVQFLESKGGSSQGGGSQGSGYGSNQNQNNNNNQQRNEDPFADNGEPIDISDDDLPF, encoded by the coding sequence ATGTTAAATCGTGTCGTTTTAGTCGGCAGATTAACGAAGGATCCTGACTTACGCTATACGCCAAACGGAGTAGCCGTCGCTAATTTTACTGTCGCCGTAAACCGTCCTTTTTCCAATAATCAAGGGGACCGTGATGCAGATTTTATTAACTGTGTCGTCTGGAGACGAGCTGCCGAGAACTTGGCCAACTTTATGAATAAAGGAAGCCTTGTCGGGGTAGACGGACGGATTCAGTCCCGCAGCTTTGACAACCAGGAAGGCAAGCGTGTGTTTGTGACCGAAGTAGTGGCAGACAGCGTGCAGTTTCTTGAATCAAAAGGAGGTTCTTCGCAAGGCGGAGGCAGCCAGGGTTCAGGATACGGTTCCAATCAGAACCAAAATAACAATAACAATCAGCAGCGTAACGAAGACCCATTTGCTGACAATGGGGAACCGATCGATATATCTGATGATGATTTACCATTTTAA
- the rpsR gene encoding 30S ribosomal protein S18, whose translation MARRGRGKRRKVCFFTANGITHIDFKDVDLLKRFVSDRGKILPRRVTGTSAKYQRKLTKAIKRARQMALLPYSTE comes from the coding sequence ATGGCACGTCGTGGACGCGGTAAACGCAGGAAAGTGTGTTTTTTCACAGCGAACGGAATTACACACATCGACTTTAAAGATGTTGATTTACTGAAGCGTTTCGTTTCCGACCGTGGAAAAATTCTTCCTCGTCGAGTAACTGGAACTTCTGCAAAGTATCAACGTAAATTGACGAAAGCAATCAAACGCGCTCGTCAAATGGCTCTACTGCCTTACTCTACTGAATAA
- a CDS encoding Rrf2 family transcriptional regulator — MRLKKYTDFALRVLIYTASKPEGELASKKEISDVFHISENHLGKIVHQLNRLGMLETIRGRGGGIRLAKPASEINVGSVVRIMEDDFALLECFERGSNHCVITPACKLKHILHDALLAFLEVLDAYTLEDLLSNKDELRNLMEI; from the coding sequence ATGCGACTTAAAAAATATACAGATTTTGCGCTCAGGGTGCTGATTTATACAGCCTCCAAACCAGAAGGGGAACTTGCAAGCAAAAAAGAGATTTCCGATGTGTTTCATATCTCGGAAAACCATCTTGGTAAGATCGTTCACCAGCTTAATAGACTCGGAATGCTGGAGACTATCCGTGGCAGAGGCGGAGGCATCCGGCTCGCTAAACCTGCCTCTGAAATTAACGTAGGCAGCGTTGTCCGCATTATGGAAGATGATTTTGCCTTATTGGAATGCTTTGAGCGCGGAAGTAATCATTGTGTCATTACCCCGGCTTGTAAGCTGAAGCATATTTTACATGATGCCCTGCTGGCTTTTCTAGAGGTGCTGGACGCCTACACGCTCGAAGACCTCTTATCCAACAAAGACGAACTGAGAAACCTGATGGAAATTTGA
- the hmpA gene encoding NO-inducible flavohemoprotein encodes MSTQTKETLNKQTVDMVKATIPLLQSHGETITRCFYKNMFESHPELKNMFNQTNQRAGKQPKALANAVLAAAVHIENLEAITPVVRQIAQKHRSLQVKPEQYPIVGQHLLGAIKEVLGDVATEDVLQAWAEAYGAIANVFIEVEREMYSEARDQLGGWEGYRKFKVVRKEEESREITSFYLQPADEEAFAAFKPGQYITVRADIPGEAYTHVRQYSLSGNPDKDYYRISVKREEAKDKGEAGKVSMWLHTAVQAGDVIELTAPAGEFVFNPSSSQPVVFISGGVGLTPLVSMLHGVRKLQPERKVTYIHAARNGSVHALKEEMYVPGVNTHVIYSEPSEKDRELGNFEKEGYLDLSWLKQVAQKDAEFYFCGPAGFMKTVYQSLKAWGVSDEQLHYEFFGPAAQLDG; translated from the coding sequence ATGAGCACCCAAACAAAAGAAACATTGAATAAGCAGACGGTAGACATGGTTAAAGCTACGATTCCTTTGCTTCAATCCCATGGTGAAACGATTACCCGCTGTTTTTACAAAAACATGTTCGAAAGCCATCCTGAATTAAAAAATATGTTTAATCAAACAAACCAAAGAGCAGGTAAACAGCCGAAAGCGCTGGCCAATGCGGTTTTAGCAGCAGCGGTTCACATTGAAAATCTAGAAGCAATCACTCCGGTTGTACGGCAAATCGCCCAGAAGCACCGCAGTCTTCAAGTGAAGCCTGAACAATATCCTATTGTAGGTCAGCATTTGCTTGGTGCGATCAAAGAAGTGCTCGGCGATGTAGCAACGGAGGATGTTTTACAAGCCTGGGCTGAAGCCTACGGGGCGATTGCCAATGTCTTTATTGAAGTTGAACGGGAAATGTACAGCGAAGCGCGAGACCAGCTTGGAGGCTGGGAAGGGTACCGGAAATTCAAAGTAGTCAGGAAGGAAGAAGAAAGCCGGGAGATCACATCGTTCTATTTACAGCCCGCTGATGAAGAAGCGTTTGCTGCTTTCAAGCCCGGCCAGTACATTACGGTAAGAGCTGACATTCCTGGTGAAGCCTACACGCATGTACGGCAGTACAGTCTTTCCGGCAATCCTGATAAAGATTACTACCGGATCAGTGTGAAAAGAGAAGAGGCGAAGGATAAAGGGGAAGCTGGGAAAGTTTCCATGTGGCTCCATACAGCTGTTCAAGCAGGAGACGTGATTGAGCTTACTGCTCCCGCGGGGGAATTTGTCTTCAACCCATCTTCTAGTCAACCGGTCGTTTTCATAAGCGGAGGCGTAGGGTTAACTCCTCTTGTGAGCATGCTTCACGGCGTCCGTAAGCTTCAGCCTGAGCGTAAGGTCACTTATATTCATGCCGCCCGTAACGGCTCTGTGCATGCCTTAAAAGAGGAAATGTATGTGCCTGGTGTAAACACGCATGTGATTTATTCAGAGCCTAGTGAAAAGGACCGGGAGTTAGGAAACTTTGAAAAAGAAGGCTATCTTGACCTCTCCTGGCTGAAACAAGTCGCACAGAAAGACGCTGAGTTCTATTTCTGCGGACCGGCAGGATTTATGAAAACCGTCTACCAATCATTAAAAGCCTGGGGCGTATCCGACGAACAGCTTCATTACGAATTTTTTGGTCCGGCAGCTCAATTAGACGGTTAA
- a CDS encoding YczE/YyaS/YitT family protein, protein MKRMFQRATYYILGIIVLTLGIALTIQSHMGTSPFDALLVGLYRTFGLTIGSWEIVVGFSMILFNAIAERRIPELIALATSLLTGAFIDVWVFTINNWIHPQVFSMQMLCLLAGMVISALGISINLQADFAPNPFDRTMLVVTKMTGWNVGFSRAVISVVLVTAAFFFGGAIGIGTLIIALFSGTIIHFFMAYVQKLDQKIASHDLSSKEAVRR, encoded by the coding sequence ATGAAGCGAATGTTTCAGCGGGCCACGTATTATATTCTTGGAATCATCGTACTTACCTTGGGCATTGCGCTCACCATTCAATCCCATATGGGAACGTCTCCTTTTGATGCCCTGCTCGTCGGCCTTTACCGGACGTTCGGGCTGACCATCGGAAGCTGGGAGATCGTCGTCGGCTTTTCTATGATTCTATTCAACGCCATCGCCGAGCGGCGGATCCCGGAACTCATTGCGCTTGCAACTTCCTTGTTGACCGGAGCCTTTATCGATGTATGGGTGTTTACGATTAACAACTGGATTCATCCGCAAGTGTTCTCAATGCAGATGCTCTGTCTGCTTGCAGGCATGGTGATTTCCGCTTTAGGCATATCGATCAATTTACAGGCTGATTTTGCCCCAAATCCTTTTGACCGTACGATGCTCGTCGTGACGAAAATGACCGGCTGGAATGTTGGATTTTCACGGGCGGTCATCAGTGTTGTCCTCGTCACCGCCGCGTTCTTTTTTGGAGGTGCGATCGGCATTGGAACCCTTATCATTGCCTTGTTCAGCGGCACCATCATCCACTTTTTTATGGCTTATGTCCAAAAACTAGATCAAAAGATTGCCAGTCACGACCTCTCTTCAAAAGAAGCGGTCAGGCGGTAA
- a CDS encoding peptide ABC transporter substrate-binding protein has translation MRKHRTLWLMLTLMLSLVLAACSGGDSDGSSSDSNDSSSDSESSAAQEITVTAKSEIPSMDPSLITDTVGFQWAGETTEGLYRLGENSELKEGMAKEGSVSEDGLTWTFKLRDANWSNGDPVTAGDFVYAWRRAVDPEVGSEYGPYFLGGVVKNATEISQGKKDLEELGVKAVDDHTLEVNLEKPVPYFKSMTVFITFMPINKKYAEEQGDKFASEAANTISNGPFKMTEWNHGEGWTIEKNEDYWDADSVKLDKIHAKVIKEISTGVNLYESGELDQTELNAEFVDQYSASEDFDVAEKPYLYFFKFNQENEVLANVDARKAISMAIDRQSLVDVILNDGSIPAEGYVPSNFVSMPGSEKDFRDAQGPLVTYDTDKAKEHWQKAKDALGKDSITLELLGDDTGTSKNVLAYYKDQLESNLDGLTIKLAEVPFKERVRRDQESEFEIEAATWGPDYVDANTYLNMYLTDGQNNNMNYSSKEYDALIHKANDEYAQDPEKRYATFLEAEKLLLEEDAAVAPIYQDAKAQLFRPSIKGVFTTATGPEFEFKWAHVEE, from the coding sequence TTGAGAAAACACCGAACACTATGGCTCATGCTGACGCTGATGCTCTCGCTTGTCCTGGCTGCCTGCAGCGGGGGAGACAGCGATGGCTCGAGCAGCGACAGCAATGACAGCAGCTCAGATTCAGAAAGCAGCGCAGCACAAGAAATAACCGTAACAGCAAAGAGTGAAATCCCAAGTATGGACCCTTCTTTAATTACTGACACTGTCGGTTTCCAGTGGGCAGGAGAAACGACCGAAGGGTTATACCGTCTCGGTGAAAATAGTGAATTAAAAGAAGGTATGGCCAAAGAAGGCTCGGTCAGTGAGGACGGGCTTACCTGGACCTTTAAATTACGTGATGCCAATTGGTCAAACGGTGATCCAGTAACGGCCGGAGACTTCGTATATGCCTGGAGACGGGCTGTAGATCCTGAAGTAGGTTCAGAATACGGACCCTATTTCCTTGGCGGAGTCGTTAAAAATGCAACTGAAATCAGCCAGGGAAAGAAAGACCTCGAGGAATTAGGAGTTAAGGCTGTCGATGATCATACGCTTGAAGTAAACCTGGAAAAACCAGTTCCATACTTTAAGTCCATGACTGTTTTTATTACATTTATGCCGATCAATAAGAAATACGCCGAAGAACAAGGCGATAAATTCGCTTCAGAAGCAGCAAACACCATTTCCAACGGTCCATTCAAAATGACGGAATGGAACCACGGAGAAGGCTGGACGATTGAGAAAAACGAAGATTACTGGGATGCAGATTCCGTTAAACTGGACAAGATTCACGCGAAAGTCATCAAAGAAATCTCCACGGGCGTGAACTTGTACGAATCCGGCGAGCTTGACCAAACCGAACTCAATGCTGAATTCGTCGATCAATATTCCGCATCAGAAGATTTTGATGTAGCAGAGAAGCCTTACTTGTATTTCTTCAAATTTAACCAGGAGAATGAAGTACTTGCGAATGTAGATGCCCGCAAAGCGATTTCCATGGCCATCGACCGTCAGTCACTGGTGGATGTCATCTTGAATGATGGTTCCATTCCAGCTGAAGGCTATGTTCCATCGAACTTCGTATCGATGCCGGGAAGCGAGAAAGACTTCCGCGATGCTCAAGGTCCGCTCGTAACTTATGATACGGATAAAGCCAAAGAGCATTGGCAGAAAGCGAAGGATGCGCTTGGAAAAGATTCGATTACGCTGGAGCTTCTTGGGGACGACACGGGTACCTCCAAGAATGTACTTGCTTATTACAAAGACCAGCTTGAATCTAACCTTGACGGATTAACGATTAAGCTTGCAGAAGTACCATTTAAAGAACGTGTACGCCGTGACCAGGAGTCTGAATTCGAAATTGAAGCAGCCACCTGGGGACCAGACTACGTCGATGCAAATACGTATCTCAATATGTATTTGACAGATGGACAGAACAACAATATGAATTATTCAAGCAAAGAGTATGATGCTTTAATTCATAAAGCCAATGATGAATACGCCCAGGATCCGGAAAAACGGTACGCCACCTTCCTTGAAGCTGAGAAACTGCTTCTTGAAGAAGATGCAGCTGTCGCACCGATTTATCAGGATGCCAAAGCGCAGCTGTTCCGCCCTAGCATTAAAGGGGTCTTTACGACAGCCACCGGTCCGGAATTCGAATTCAAATGGGCTCATGTAGAAGAATAA
- a CDS encoding pyridoxal-phosphate-dependent aminotransferase family protein has product MKREWDLLHTPGPTPIPPSVDRAMSQPIIGHRGQKCKDLLKELTPRLKPVFGSLENVQLLTGSGTSALEAAVVNTTAPGDKVIVVVAGAFGDRFAKLCQTYECNVHRIDVEWGKAVEVKEVEETLREHSDTKAVFVTHCETSTGVMHPVEDVAKSVHRLSQALVIVDGVSSIGGAEINMERSGIDLLVSGSQKAMMLPPGLAFAAIGERAWKVIEENDRPRFYLDLRTYDKKLTDGQTPFTPALSLMFGLEEVLNLIEEEGLEQVFERHQVMKQMTREACRALHLPLFVADEDASCTVTSIKPETFDPEKLRKIASEEFGLMLAGGQQHLKGQIFRIGHMGYTRPANVLQYISILEIVLKRLGHEFEAGAGTAAAQEAYLSVARELV; this is encoded by the coding sequence ATGAAGCGTGAATGGGATTTACTCCACACCCCTGGTCCAACTCCCATCCCACCAAGTGTGGATCGGGCGATGAGCCAGCCGATTATCGGCCACAGGGGACAGAAATGCAAAGACTTGCTTAAGGAATTAACGCCACGTCTGAAGCCGGTTTTCGGGTCGTTGGAAAATGTCCAATTACTGACGGGAAGCGGTACTTCCGCGCTTGAAGCAGCGGTAGTCAATACCACTGCTCCGGGAGATAAAGTAATCGTGGTCGTAGCAGGGGCTTTTGGCGACCGGTTTGCGAAGCTGTGCCAGACGTATGAATGCAATGTCCACCGAATTGACGTGGAGTGGGGAAAGGCTGTAGAAGTCAAGGAAGTAGAAGAGACCCTCCGCGAGCATTCTGATACGAAAGCGGTTTTCGTCACCCATTGCGAAACGTCAACAGGAGTGATGCACCCCGTTGAGGATGTTGCAAAAAGTGTCCATCGTTTAAGCCAGGCATTAGTCATTGTTGACGGCGTCTCTTCTATTGGAGGAGCTGAAATCAACATGGAACGCTCTGGAATCGATCTCTTAGTTTCCGGTTCCCAAAAAGCGATGATGCTTCCACCGGGACTAGCCTTTGCGGCCATTGGCGAACGAGCGTGGAAGGTGATTGAAGAAAATGACCGTCCCCGTTTTTACCTTGATTTACGAACGTATGATAAAAAATTAACAGATGGCCAGACTCCATTCACTCCCGCCCTTTCTTTAATGTTCGGGTTGGAAGAGGTGTTGAACTTAATAGAAGAAGAAGGGCTTGAGCAGGTGTTTGAACGTCATCAGGTCATGAAGCAGATGACCAGAGAGGCGTGCAGAGCTCTGCACCTCCCTTTATTTGTCGCTGATGAAGATGCCTCCTGTACGGTAACCTCTATTAAACCGGAGACGTTTGATCCCGAAAAGCTCCGAAAAATTGCGAGCGAAGAATTCGGATTAATGTTAGCGGGCGGTCAGCAGCACTTAAAAGGCCAGATTTTCCGCATCGGTCACATGGGGTATACGCGTCCAGCCAATGTACTGCAGTATATCAGCATTCTTGAAATCGTACTTAAGCGTTTAGGTCATGAATTCGAAGCTGGAGCAGGAACAGCAGCTGCTCAGGAAGCTTATCTTAGTGTAGCAAGGGAGCTGGTTTGA